A single Cucumis melo cultivar AY chromosome 4, USDA_Cmelo_AY_1.0, whole genome shotgun sequence DNA region contains:
- the LOC127148931 gene encoding uncharacterized protein LOC127148931 — translation MKGVLRFEKKGKLSPRFVGPFKILEQISPVAYRLTLPPLFFAVHDVLHVSMLRNYVADSIHIVDFKPLQINENLSYEEQPVEILTREVKLLPNRGIALLKVLWRNHEVEEAKWKREDDMRVQYPELFKDSNFREQKFLKGKKIVTLQNIR, via the coding sequence atgaagggtgttttGAGATTTGAAAAGAAGGGaaagctaagtccacgttttgtaGGGCCATTTAAGATACTTGAGCAAATTAGCCCCGTAGCTTATCGTTTGACGTTGCCTCCGTTATTTTTTGCAGTTCATGATGTATTGCATGTCTCTATGTTGAGAAATTATGTAGCAGACTCGATACATATAGTTGACTTTAAACCATTGCAAATTAATGAGAATTTGAGTTATGAGGAACAACCCGTTGAGATTTTGACAAGAGAGGTCAAACTACTTCCCAATAGAGGAATTGCACTGCTTaaagttctttggcgaaaccacgAAGTTGAAGAGGCCAAATGGAAAAGAGAGGATGACATGAGAGTTCAGTATCCCGAGCTGTTCAAGGATTCGAACTTTCGAGAACAAAAGTTTCTCAAAGGAAAGAAGATTGTAACGCTCCAAAAtataaggtaa
- the LOC103489918 gene encoding caffeoylshikimate esterase, translating into MPPEPPLNFWGDQPEEEFYASQGVRNTKSFFETPHGKLFTQSFIPLDSPDLKGTVYMTHGYGSDTGWMFQKICLSYASWGYAVFAADLLGHGRSDGLRCYLGDMDKIAAASLSFFLHTRRSEPYRHLPAFLFGESMGGAATMLMYFQSDPDTWTGLIFSAPLFVIPENMKPSKLRLFLYGLLFGVADTWAAMPDNKMVGKAIKDPEKLKIIAANPRRYTGPPRVGTMRELVRVTQYIRDNFSKVTAPFLTVHGTADGVTCPSSSQLLYEKAASVDKTLKLYDGMYHSLIQGEPDENVEIVLRDMREWIDERALRYGPKK; encoded by the coding sequence ATGCCACCGGAGCCACCACTGAACTTCTGGGGCGATCAACCGGAGGAAGAATTCTACGCTTCACAAGGCGTCcgcaacaccaaatccttcttCGAAACCCCCCATGGCAAGCTCTTCACACAAAGCTTCATCCCTCTTGACTCACCGGATCTCAAAGGCACCGTCTACATGACTCACGGCTACGGCTCCGACACCGGCTGGATGTTCCAAAAAATTTGCCTCTCCTACGCCTCCTGGGGCTATGCCGTCTTCGCCGCTGACCTCCTCGGCCACGGCCGCTCCGATGGCCTCCGCTGTTACCTCGGCGACATGGACAAAATCGCCGCCGCATCCCTCTCCTTCTTCCTCCACACCCGCCGTAGCGAGCCCTACCGCCACCTCCCAGCGTTCCTCTTCGGTGAATCCATGGGCGGCGCCGCCACCATGCTCATGTACTTCCAGTCAGATCCAGACACCTGGACCGGCCTCATCTTTTCAGCTCCCCTCTTCGTCATACCAGAAAATATGAAACCAAGTAAGCTCCGACTCTTCCTATACGGCCTTCTCTTCGGCGTCGCCGACACTTGGGCCGCCATGCCGGACAATAAAATGGTGGGAAAGGCGATTAAGGATCCGGAGAAATTGAAGATAATAGCGGCGAATCCTAGAAGGTACACGGGACCGCCTAGGGTGGGGACGATGAGGGAATTGGTTAGGGTAACGCAGTATATTAGGGATAATTTTTCTAAGGTTACAGCGCCGTTCCTGACGGTGCACGGTACGGCGGACGGAGTGACGTGCCCATCGTCGTCGCAATTACTGTATGAGAAGGCGGCGAGCGTGGATAAGACGTTGAAGCTATACGATGGGATGTACCATTCGTTGATTCAAGGAGAGCCTGATGAGAATGTGGAGATTGTGCTGAGGGACATGAGGGAGTGGATCGATGAGAGAGCTCTGAGATATGGGCCGAAGAAATAG